In the Sphingobium sp. Z007 genome, CGTCCGCTCCGTCCCGCTCAGAATTTCCACCAGCCAGTCCGGCATCACATTATTGGAGCAGCCGCCGACCTGCGGGAGCACGAGCATGAGGGGCAAAAGGCGGTGCAGGCGCATGGCCTTTCCTCCCGCGAAGCGCGCAACACCGTCAAGCACCAATCCCTTCGCACCCGCAAAATCGCGGAAATCAGCCACTTTTTATCAAGTGGCCTCTTTTCATCAACGGCCTGTGCGCTTATTTAGAGCATGACCCTGTTTCCACGTCAGACGCGGGGCAGACAATCAGAACAATGTTCGACAGGAGATACAGGATGACCAAGAAAATGTGGGTGGCGATGGCCGCCGCCATGGCCCTTGCGCTTCCCGGCGTCGCGAGCGCCGGCAGCAACGACATGGATGTGATCGTGGACGGCCGCGCCGGCACCGAAACCCGCAGCCTCGCCGTGTCCGTGGCCGATCTCAACCTGGCCAGCACCAACGGCATGCGCCGCGCCGATTCGCGCGTGACCCGCGCCGCCAAGCAGGTCTGCGGCTTTGTGAACGGCTCCGTCCTGCCCGTGACCGACGATTATCGCAACTGCTTCGGCAGCGCGATCGACGGCGCGCGCAGCGACCTCAGCACGCTGGCCCAGCGCCAGAGCTGAAAACACGCCGCTTTCCCCGCACGAGGGGGAACTGCAGGGGGCCGTTCCATGCTGATGGAGCGGCCCTTTGTCATGCACGGGCCCCTTGCCGTCCGCTGTCATCCTTACCGGGCATTAACCACTCCTTAGAGGATTTCCTTCACTCCGGCAGGCACGAACGATCTTCCGGGGGAATAGCCTGCCATGCCGCGTATCGACCGACATGTGGATGTCGCCATCATCGGCGCTGGCCCGGCGGGCCTGACCGCCGCCTATCTGCTGACCAAGCAGGGGCTGAACGTCACGGTGATCGAAAAAGACCCGGTCTATGTCGGTGGCATCAGCCGCACGGTGGAACTGGACGGCTTCCGGTTCGACATTGGCGGGCACCGCTTCTTTTCCAAATCGCAGCAGGTCGTGGACCTGTGGAACGAGATTTTGCCCGACGATTTCATCCAGCGGCCGCGGATGAGCCGCATCTATTATGAGGGCAAATTCTACAGCTATCCGCTGCGCGCGTTCGAGGCGCTGTGGAACCTGGGCATCTGGCGCTCGACCCTGTGCATGGCCAGCTTCGCCAAGGCCAAGCTCTTCCCCAACCGCAACGTCCGCTCCTTCCAGGACTGGACCGTCAACGCCTTTGGCCACAAACTCTTCTCCATCTTTTTCAAGACCTACACCGAGAAGGTGTGGGGCATGCCCTGCGACGAAATGTCGGCGGACTGGGCGGCGCAGCGGATCAAGGGCCTGTCGCTCTGGGGCGCGGTGGTCGACGGGCTGAAACGCTCGCTCGGCCTCAACAAGCGTCCCAATGACGGCATGGCGACCAAAACGCTGCTGGAAACATTCCGCTATCCCCGCCTTGGCCCCGGCATGATGTGGGAAGCCGCGCGCGACCGGGTGGTCGAAGGCGGCAACCAGATACTGATGGCGCACAGCTTCAAGCGGCTGGAGGAAGATCAGGCGTCGGGCCGCTGGCGGCTGATCGCCGACGGGCCGGACGGCGATGTCGTGATCGACGCCGCCCATGTCATCTCGTCTGCGCCGATGCGCGAACTGGCAGGCCGCATCCACCCGCTGCCCGATACGCTGCCGCAGGCGATGGACCTGAAATATCGCGACTTTTTGACCGTGGCGCTGATGGTGAAGGGGGAGGATATTTTCCCCGACAACTGGATCTATATCCACGACAGCAAGGTGCAGGTCGGCCGCATACAGAATTTCCGCAGCTGGTCGCCCGAAATGGTGCCCGATCCTTCGCTCGCCTGCGTGGGCCTCGAATATTTCTGTTTCGAAGGCGACGGCCTCTGGTCGGCCGATGACGCCGATCTGATCGCGCTCGCCACCCGCGAAATGGCGCAACTGGGCCTCTGCAACCCGCACGATGTCGTGGGCGGCGCGGTGGTGCGGCAGGAAAAGGCTTATCCGGTCTATGACGACGACTATGCCGCCAATGTGCTGGCGATGCGCAGCGAACTGGAAGCGCGCTATCCGACGCTGCACATGGTCGGGCGCAACGGGATGCATCGCTATAATAACCAGGATCATGCGATGATGACGGCGATGCTGACCGTGCGCAACATCGTCGCGGGCGCGCGCATCCATGACGTGTGGAGCGTCAATGAGGACGCCGAATATCATGAAGCGGGCGATGAAGGCCAGGACGCCGACACGCAGGCCGCGCTCGCCAGCGTCCGTGCCGTGCCCTCGCGCTTGAAAGCCGCCTGAGCGCCATGGCGCAGCACATCGGCGCGCTTTTTGCGCGGCTGATGTTCGCCCGCTATCTGCTGGCGAGCGTCTGCGCGCTGTCGAGCGACTTCGCCACCTTCCTGATATTGGATCATGGCGGTGCCGCGCCGATGATCGCGGCGCTGGGCGGCTATCTGGTCGGCCTGGTCGTCCATTGGGTCATCAGCATCCGTTTCGTCTTCGACCTGGCGCATGGCCCGACCCATGCCCAGCGCATCGGCTTCGTGGTCAGCGCGGCCGTGGGCATGGGCATCACCATGGCGCTGGTCGGCGCGCTCAGCGCCATCGGCCTCGCCCCGCCGATCGCAAAGCTGCTGTCGGTCCCGGCCAGTTTCCTGACCGTCTATGCGATCCGCAAATATGGCATTTTCGGCAAGGCCTGATGCCCCGCGCACCGCGCTCTGGGCGCTGATCGCCTGGCTGCTGTGCAGCATGGCGATGCTCTGGCTGTTCCGGGGCGATTTTTCTACCCTCGCCTTTCGCGATCCCGACGATGCCATGCGCCTGGCGCAGGTGCGCGACTGGATCGGCGGGCAGGCATTTTGGGACGTCAGCCAGCATCGGGTGAACCCGCCAGTCGGCGGGCCGATGCACTGGTCGCGGATTGTGGACATGCCCATTGCGGCGCTGATCCTGCTGCTGGCGCCGATTATCGGTGCGGCGGGTGCGGAACTGGTCGCCTGTGCCCTCGTGCCGCTGCTGCTGCTCGGCGGGTTGACTGCGGCGCTGTTCGTCGCGGCGCGGCGGGTGGCGGGAAGCGGCATCGCCTTGCCCGGCGTCGCGCTGCTGCTGACCAGCCCCAGCATATTGGTGCAATATACCCCGCTGCGGATCGACCATCATGGCTGGCAGATCGCGCTGGCGACGCTGGCGCTGTGCGGCGCGCTCGACACGCGGCCGGCACGCGGCGGGATCGTCGCGGGACTGGCGCTGGCACTATGGCTCCAGATTTCGAGCGAAGCGCTGCCCTATGTCGCCCTCTTCGCCGCCGCCTTCGCGCTGCGCCACTGGATGGCGCGGGATCAGGCGCCCCGATTCGTCAGCTTTGTAGCGGTGCTAGGCGGGACCGCGCTGCTACTGCTGGCGCTGCTGCGCGGGCCGCAGGCGTTGGCAGACAGCCGGTGCGACGCCTTGTCCTACGTCTATCTCTGGCCGCTCGTCATTCTGGCCGTCACCACGGTGATCGCGGCGCGGCTGATCGGCACGACGACCGCTGCCCGTCGCCTTACCATCGCCGCGATCGGCGGTGGTGCGGGGCTGGCGACCTTCCTCGTCACCGGCGGGCCATGCCTGTCGGGCGATCCCTTCGCCGCGCTCGGCCCGATCGCCTACCGGCTCTGGTATCTGCAAGTGCTGGAAGGGCGGCCGATCTGGGAACAGAGCCTGTCGCTGCAAGGCGTGATCCTGCTGCCCGCGCTGCTGGGCCTGTATGCCAGCCTGATCGCGGCGCGTGGCGCTTCGGGCGAAGCGCGGATGCGCTGGCTAATGCTGGCGCTGCTGCTCGCCGGATCGACCATCATCGCGATGCTCGTCATGCGGGCGCTGTCGGTCGCCCATGTCTTCGCGCTGCCCGGCATCGCCTGGCTGGTCGCGCGGCTGTTCGCCAGGGTGCACGCGTCGCGCGCGGCGCTGGTGCGGGTGACCGGATCGGTCGCGCTGGTGCTGCTGACCCCGGCCGGCCTATGCGCTGCTTGGGTGGCAGTGGCGGCCAAGCCTGAGCCTGCCAAGGCGGCGAGCGCCAATTGCCGGGCCGCCAGCGTGTTGGCACCACTGAAGGCGTTGCCGCCCGCCACGCTCTTCGCCCCGCTCGACCTTGGCCCCGACATCCTCGTGCAGACCCGCCATAGCGTCATCGGCACCGCGCATCACCGCAATGCGGCGGGCATTACCGCCGTGATCGAGGGGTTCGTCGATGCGCCGGACAAGGCTCGCGCCGTCGTCGCGCAGACCAGCGCCACCTATGTCGTGACCTGCGACGGGCTGACCGAATATCGGCTGTACGGGCAGGAGAATAAGCAGGGGCTCGCCGCCATGCTGATGAAGCGATCGCCTCCCGACTGGCTGGAACCGGTGTCGACAAAAGCCCCGCTCCATATCTGGCGGATCAGGCGGGACTGAACTTCATCGCCACGCCGTTCATGCAATAGCGCTTGCCGGTGGGCTTTGGCCCATCGTCGAACACATGGCCCAGATGCCCGCCGCACCGCGCGCAATGGACTTCGGTGCGGGTATAGCCGAGCATACCGTCGCGGCTGGTGCCGACCGCCTTGGGCAACGGCGCGTAAAAGCTGGGCCAGCCGGTGCCGCTATCGAACTTGGTCTTGGAACTGAACAGCTTTTGATCGCAACCGGCGCAGGAAAAGATACCCGCGCGATGCTCGTCATTGAGCGGGCTGCTGCCGGGATATTCGGTTGCCTGCTGGCGCAGCACCTTATAGCCCCAGGGGCTGAGCCGCTTCTTCCACTCTGCGTCGCTCAGCGCAAAGGGATAGGCCGCCTGCGCCGGTTCGGGCGCGAACTGCCAAAAGGCCAGAGCCACCGCGCCAGTCGTGACGCCACCCAGGAAATGCCGTCTGTTCATATCCCTTCCTACCCTCGTCAGCCTGTCGCAGGCCTGAACAGCCGCTTCCACCAGCTTCCGCCCGACTGCATCACATGCCGCCGGAACAGCAGCACGCCGACCCGGATGATGAGCGCCACGAAGCTCGCCTGCCACACCAGCGCCACCAGATGCGGCCAGATCGCCCCGTCCTGCGCCGCGCGGGCGATCATGGCGAAGGGCGAGCTGAACGGGAAGATGCAGGCCGCCAGTTCCGCAGGCGACCCCATATGATCGACCGCATAGCTGGCGAAGAAGAAGATCAGCATCTGCCCCATGGTGATCGGCATGTTGAGCGTCTGCACTTCGCGCACCGTCGCCGCCTGCGCGCCGATCCCCAGGAACAGAGACCCCAGCAACGTATAGGCCATGGCGAAATAGAGCACCGCCAGCATCAGGAACAGCGGCCAACCCACCGCTGGCGTCGGCAGCGATCCGCCCCCGTCGTGCAGCGCGGCAAAGATGGCGAAGGCCGTCCCGCCCCAGAAAGCGATGCCGACGAAGCTCATCGCCAGCATTGCCATCAGCTTGCCCAGGAAAATCGCGTCGATCGGCACGGCGGCGGCCAATATCTCAATGATCTTGTTGGTCTTTTCCTCGACGAGGTTGGACAGGATCATCCCTGCGAGCAGGATGGTGAGGAAGAACATCACCACCTGCGCCACCCGCCCGATCAGCAGGCGCGCCTGCGCCTGCGCGCCCAGGCTGGTCGTCACTTCCTGCCGCTCCACCGTCACGAACTGGAGCGTGCGTTCGGCCAGCGCGGCGGTGGACAGCAGGCTGATGTCGCCCTGCAACTTGTCCAGATCTTCCGCCTTGCCGGTCAGCGCCGGACGCATAAGCGTGCCCGACAGGATCGCCACCACCTCCGAATCCGGGCGCGCCAATTGTATCCGCGGGCTGGGGGTCGATGCGACAGGGCGCAGTCGTGGCAGCGCCTGGTCGCCCATGCGCTGCGTCAGCCGGTCATGCGCTCGCTCCAGCGCGGCGGCATCGCGCGCGGACATCGCCACGCCCACCACCGGGCGCAGGTCCGTGCTGGATATCCTGTCGCCCAGGCCGCCAAAGGCAAAGCCGATCAGGATCGGCAGCAACGGCCCCAGCAGGAACAGGATGAAGGTGCGCGACAGCACGACCGCAGTGAAATCCCGCCGGGCGATGACCAGCGCGGCGCGGAGCAATTCCCTCATGCGTCCTCCTCCGGCGTCGGTTCAGCCTGCATCTGCTGCGCGGCCGCCGCCCCGGCGATCGCGACGAAGGCGTCGTGCAGGCCGGGCCGCTCGATCGACAGGCTCTCTATCCCCGCCTGCCCGTCCAGCAACGCGCGTAGCAGCGGCTCTATTCCTTCGTCGGGCAGGGCAAACAGCCAGGCACCATCCTGCGCCACCGTATCGGCCGGCAAGGCGCGCCGCCACGCGCCGTCGCTGACCCGCGTGCGCAGCCGCACCTGCGATCGCAACTGGTCGCGCGCCTCGCCCGGCGTCCCGTCGAACCGGATGCGCCCGCCCGCGACGATGGCGATCCGCTCGCACAAGCGTTCGGCATGGGCGATGACATGGGTGGAAAACAGCACGGTCACGCCTTGGCGCGCCTGCTCGCGGATCAGCGCCTCCAGTTTCTCCTGATTGATCGCGTCCAGCCCGGAAAACGGCTCGTCCAGTACGATCAGCCGGGGTTGGTGGATGATGGTGCCGAATAATTGCACCGTCTGGGCCATGCCCTTGGACAATTGCCGGATCGGCTTGTCGATCGACGCGCCCATGCCATGCCCCTCCAGCAAGGCCCGCGCGCGCACCCGCCCCTCTTTCAGCGGCAGGCCGCGCAGCGCCCCCATGAAGGCGATCGCCTCATACGCCTTCATCGACGGATAAAGCCCGCGTTCTTCGGGCAGATACCCCACCTGCCGCGCCATGCGCAGCGGCTGCGCCTCGCCCAGCAGCGTACGATGCCCCTCGTCCGGGTCGATAATGCCCAGCAGCGTGCGCAGCAACGTGGTCTTGCCCGCGCCATTGGGGCCTAGCACGCCATAGATGGTGCCTGCGGGCACGGCGATGTCGATCCCGTCGACCGCGCGAAAGCTGCCGAACGTCTTGACAAGCCCATACCCCTCGACGGCATAGGAGGCCGCCGGGACGGGCGCGGGCATGAAGGATGGAGCCGGGGTGTCGCCGATCATCCCGTCCTGATAGTCTGGACCCATGCCCGTGCCTATAGAAACCTTGGCCAAAACCTTGGAACAGCGCCTGAAAGCGGAAGCGGAACGGCTGGGCTTCGCCGCCTGCCGCATCGCGCCCGCCGATGTCGCGCCCGAAGCCGGCGAGCGGCTGCGCCAATGGCTGGACGCGGGCCATCATGGCGACATGCTGTGGATGGAGGAACGGGCGCAGCAGCGCGGATCGCCCAAAGGCTTATGGCCGGACGTGCGCAGCGTCATCATGCTGGGGATGAGCTATGCGCCGGGGCATGATCCGCTGGCGCTGGCAGACGTGGGCGACCGGGCGCGCTTCTCGGTCTATGCCCAGGGCAAGGATTATCATGACGTCGTCAAGAAGGCGTTGAAGGCGCTGGCCCGCTGGCTGGTGGAGCAACAGCCCGGCAGCCTCAAGGTATTCGTGGATACAGCCCCCGTGATGGAAAAGCCGCTGGCGCAGGGCGCTGGGCTTGGCTGGCAGGGCAAGCATAGCAACCTCGTCAGCCGCGACCATGGCAGCTGGCTGTTCCTGGGGGCGATCTATACCGAACTGGCGCTGGCGGCGGACGGGCCGGAACGCGACCATTGCGGCAGTTGCAGCGCATGCATGGCCGCCTGCCCCACCGACGCCTTCCCCTCGCCCTATGTGGTCGATGCGCGGCGCTGCATCTCCTATCTGACGATCGAACATAAGGGGCCGATCCCGCCGGATCTGCGCGCCGGGATCGGCAACCGCGTCTATGGCTGCGACGATTGCCTGGCGGTGTGTCCGTGGAACAAATTCGCTGACGCTGCCGCCGCGAACCGCGCCTTTGTCGGCCGCGCGGAACTGGCCGCGCCGCACATCGCCGACCTGCTCGATCTGGACGATGCCGGTTTCCGCGAAATCTTCTCCGGCTCCCCGATCAAGCGCATCGGCCGCAACCGCCTGGTCCGCAACGCCGCCATCGCCGCGGGCAACAGTGGCGATCCGCGGTTGCTGGCGCGGCTGGAGGCGCTGGTCGGCGATGACGACCCGGTGGTCGCGGAAGCGGCGCGTTGGGCGATCGGGCGGTTGTCGGGCGAAGATAGATCGGTTGGCTGAAGACCAGAAGCGCAACTCTTACGCGACGAGGGTGTGAACTTCGCGCCTGTGCCCCTGGGTGACCGGCTATTTCGCCTGCAAAGCGCTGGCGCAGGACAGCGGATCGACATCCGCGCCCGCCGGGCTGCGCGCATCAACATGGGTGACGACCGGCTCCTTGCCCCGCGCAGGCGCGTAAAGATAGGCGTCCAGCACGCAGCGTCCATTGCCGAACTGCAATTTGCGCACCGTGGTTTCGCGAATGTCGAGCCGGGGCTGGCCGAACATCCGGGTCAGCGCACCCGCGTCCGATCCCATCAGCGGCCCCTGCTTCATGAAGGCGCTGGCCGGGGGACCGGCTGGCGGCGGCGTATAGCCGGTCTGAGGCACGACGCCGCCACCGCAGGCGGCCAGCGGCGCGAACAGCGCCACGGTCAGAAACGGCGGGAACTTCATGCGGATGTCTTTCGCCCAAGCAACATGTGCACGGCCATAGCCGCGCTCCAGATCGGCGCAAGCAGGTTGACCAGCGGGATGAGGAACATAACCGCCGAAACGAGCCCCAAAAGCCACCGGCTGCCGCGCGAGAGCGGCGGGAGGGCGGGATGACGCGGCTCCACCATGTCGGCCATGTCGCGGCCCAGCAGATAGGCGTTCAAGATCAGGAACAGCCCGATCGTACCCACGCCCGTCACCAGGAGCAGGATGTAAGCGGGCAGCGCCAGCAGGTTCCAGCCCAGCGTGCGCGTGATCGAAGCTAAGGCGAAACGCAGGCTGCGCGCCCAGCCGACCGGGCTGGCGGCCAGCGCGGCCTGCGGATAATATTCCCGCTCCACCGCTTCGATGATGTCGTCGGCGAACAGGCCCATCACCGCCATCGCGACCGCGCGGAACAGCAGCCAGCCCGCGCCGACCAGCAGCAGCGCGGTGGCGGTCGCTTCAGCGACACCGCCCCCGCCCCAGCCGAAATGCAACCGCAGCGCATGGAAACCGGCCCACAATGCGGCGGCCAGTCCGGCAAAGATGAGAAGCGTCAAAATCAGCGTCTTGAACAGCAGGCGCAGCGCCGCGCCGTGGAAGATGGAAGGAAAGGCGCGCAGGGCGGCGGTCAGGACCATGGCCCTGCTATCCTCCCGACCGGCGCCCGCGTCAATCAGCGCCGTTGCGCGCGCGGCCGCGGGCCGATAGAGACGCCGATAGACAGGGCGCGATTATGCGCCATTCCCCTCCCTTCCCCTTCATTGCATAAGGATATTGCGTGACCGCTTCCGACCCCACGCTTGATGTCGTCGCGATCGGCAACGCCATCGTCGACGTTCTGGCCCGCAGCGACGATGGCTTCCTGGCCGAACATGCGCTGACCAAGGGCGGGATGCAGCTGATCGACGCCGCCATGGCCGAAAACCTCTATGCCGACATGCCGCAGGCCAAGGAGATCAGCGGGGGCTCTGCCGCCAACACGCTGGCGGGGCTGGCTGCGCTGGGTAAAAAATGCGGCTTCATCGGCCAGGTGAACGACGACCAGCTAGGCGCGGTCTTCGCTCATGACGTCCATGCTCTGGGCATCCGTTTCGACACGCCAGTCATGCACGGCGAAGTCCCCACCGCCCGCTGCCTGATCCTGGTGACGCCGGACGCGCAGCGCACCATGAACACCTTTTTGGGCGCGTCGCAGTTCTTGCCGGAAAGCGCGGTCGATTTCGAGCTGATCCGGTCGGCCAGGATTCTGTATCTCGAAGGCTATCTCTGGGACCCGGAGCAGCCGCGTGCGGCGATGCGGGCGGCGATCGACGCGGCGCGCGGCGCGGGCCGCAAGGTCGCCTTCACCCTATCGGACAATTTCGTGATCGACCGCCATCGCGCCGACTTCATCGACCTGATCGACAATGGCCAGATCGACATCTTGTTTTCCAATGAGGGCGAGATTCAGTCGCTGGCGCAGGTCGATGATTTCGATGCGGCGCTGGCCCGCTTCGCCGACAAGGTGCCGGTGCTGGTGTCAACCCGCAGCGAAAAGGGCGCCGTGGCGATCGTCGATGGCGTGCGCCATGAGGCCCCGGCCGCGGCGGTCGCGCAGATCGTCGATACGACCGGCGCGGGCGACCTGTTCGCCGCCGGCTTCCTCGCCGCCCATCTCGACGGCCGCAGCGTCGAGGATGCACTGGCGCTGGGCGCAGCCGCTGCGGCCGAGGTGATCTCCCACTGGGGCGCGCGGCCCGAAGAGGATCTGGGCGTCATCCGCGACGCGCTGTTCGCCTGACAAGACGAAGGCCCGCCTCTCCAGTGAGAAGCGGGCCTTTCTATCGGGTCACTACGCCTTCTGCTTGCGGAACAAGGCGCGGTCTTCCGACCCGAAGCCCCAGCGCCAGATGACGACGCCATAGACGCCCAGGATCGTCCAGACGCCGAACACCAGTTCGACCCATTCCAGTCTGGGCGGCAGGGCGACGAAACCGGCGCCAACGATACAGGCGATGCCCGCCGCACTCAGCAATGGCCAGCGCCACGCATTGATCGGCGCGCCCAGCAGGCGCGACAGCAAGCGCGCCTTGATGAACGCGCCGACACCCAGCGCCAGGCACAAAGCGAGCGCAGGCGCGGCGGCGATCCACATGACCGGCATCCCCAGCCGTCGCGCCGTCAGAATGAGGACGAAGCTGAAACCGGCCTGCAAGCCGATCATGACGAGCGAGATCATAAGGTTGCGGTGGCGGGCGATATAGACCAGCGCCGATTCGCTGACGACGGCGGTCGCCGCCACCACTTCGGCCAGCAGCAGGAAGGCGAGCGCGCCCGTGCCGCCGACGAAATGCGGCCCCACCAGGCCCATCACCGCTTCACCGGGAATACCGAGCGCCAGCGCGATGCCCGCCTGCGCCGCGATGATCCAGAAACCGACCTGGCTGACCTGCTTGGCGATGGCGGCCAGGTTGTTTTCCGCCAGATTGCGGGTGATGACCGGACCCAATATGGGATCGAAGCTGGTCTTGAGCTTTTGCGGCAACGACGCGACCTGCTGCGCGACATAATAGATGCCGATCACCGCCGGGCTGACGAACAGGCCCAATATCGCCATGTCCAGCCGGCGCGAGCCCCATTCAACCCCGTCCGCCGCCGCGAGCGGCAGGTTGCGCCGGGCCAGTCGCCACAGCCGCCCACCATCGGGACGCCAGCCCCGCGGCAGGCCATAATGGCGCGCCAAGGGGATGAGCGACGCGACCAGTGCCGCGATCATCGACAGGGCATAGGAGAGGATCAGGCCGTCGCGGGTCGAATAAAAGGCGAAGGCGAAGGCGCCGATGCTGATCGTCCAGGGTTCGATGATCGAGCGCGCCCGCACGGTCGCGCCAACGTCGAAGCGGTAGGCGCAGGCGGCCAGCGCCACGTCCGATCCCGCCACCGCAATCACCACCAGCGCCAGCAGCCGGTCAAGGCCGTTGATGGCGCTGTTGGGGAACATGGCCTGCGGGAAAACGACCAACAGGCCTGCGCCGACCAGCGCCGCAATCAGGGTCACGACCATGGCGTCGGTCACGACATGGGCATGGGGCCGTTCGGTCTGGCTGAGCGCGCCGGCCAGCCCGCGTTTCAGGCCCAGCGTGGCGAGTTGCGCCACAAACTCCACCACCAGCACGGCATAGGCGAAGCGGCCCAGCGCATCCGCGCCATACCAGCGCCCGGCAATGAACAGAAAGGGCAGGCGCGCGGCAAGCCGCAGCAGGAAGCCGAATATGTTGGTCCGCCCGCCCTTGGCCAGGGCGGCGATGTCATCCTCATCCTTCGATATGGATGGCTGCGTCGCCAACGACCCCTGATCCCCCTGCGTCATCATGTTTCTTTATCTGCTCTAGACGCAATGCGGCGGCGGCGCGACGGGTTATTCGGGCCGCAACGGGCGCGCGAGCAGCGCGTCGATCACGGCGCCGAGCGGCGCAGCGTCGGTCAGCAATGCGCACACCGCCTCCACCACCGGCATTTCCACGCCCGCAGCGCGCGCGGCATCGCGCAGCACCGGCGCGGTGAACGCCCCTTCCGCCACGGTGCGGCGGTTGGCGAGCAAGTCGGCGGCGCTCGCGCCTTCGCCCAGCCCCTTGCCGAGCGAGAAGTTGCGCGAATTGGTGGAGGAGCAGGTGAGGACGAGATCGCCCAGCCCCGAAAGCCCGCCTAGCGTTTCAGGCCGCGCGCCGCGCGCCAGGCCGAAGCGGGTCATTTCGGCAAAACCGCGGCTGATGAGCGCGGCGCGGGCGTTGAGGCCAAGCCCCGCCCCTTCCGCGACCCCGCAGGCGATGGCGAGCACATTCTTGACCGCGCCGCCAATCTCCGCGCCGATGACGTCGTCGGACAGATAGGGACGGAAGGACGGGCGGGCGATGCGAGCGGCGAGGCGCTGGCCCAGCGCCCGGTCTTCGCAGGCGAGGGTGATGGCGGTCGGCAGGCCCCTGGCCACTTCATGGGCGAAGGTCGGGCCAGACAGGACGGCGATGGGCGAGGTCGGCTGCGCGGCGCGCGCGACTTCCGACATCAAAAGGCTGGTGCCCGCCTCGATCCCCTTGGAGCAGAGGACCAGCGGCACGCCTGCGGGCGCCTGGGCCACGACGCTGCGCAGATGCTGGGCGGGGCTGACGACCAGCAACAGGTCGCATGTCCCAAGGTCCGCCATCGCACCAGTCGCCCGGATCGAGGCGGAAAGCGGGATGCCGGACAGGTAGAGCGGATTTTCCTGACGCGCATTGATCGCGTCGATCACGTCCGGCTCCAGCGCCCAGAGCGCCACATCCTGGCCGTCGCTCGCCAGCAATTGCGCCAGGGCCGTGCCCCATGCGCCTGCGCCGATGACTCCTGCCTTCATGCTTTGACGCCCTTCATGCTTTCACTCCGGCGCCGCGCGCCTTTTCCGCCGCCGGGTCGAGCGGCCAGCGCGGCC is a window encoding:
- a CDS encoding UrcA family protein, which translates into the protein MTKKMWVAMAAAMALALPGVASAGSNDMDVIVDGRAGTETRSLAVSVADLNLASTNGMRRADSRVTRAAKQVCGFVNGSVLPVTDDYRNCFGSAIDGARSDLSTLAQRQS
- a CDS encoding NAD(P)/FAD-dependent oxidoreductase, with protein sequence MPRIDRHVDVAIIGAGPAGLTAAYLLTKQGLNVTVIEKDPVYVGGISRTVELDGFRFDIGGHRFFSKSQQVVDLWNEILPDDFIQRPRMSRIYYEGKFYSYPLRAFEALWNLGIWRSTLCMASFAKAKLFPNRNVRSFQDWTVNAFGHKLFSIFFKTYTEKVWGMPCDEMSADWAAQRIKGLSLWGAVVDGLKRSLGLNKRPNDGMATKTLLETFRYPRLGPGMMWEAARDRVVEGGNQILMAHSFKRLEEDQASGRWRLIADGPDGDVVIDAAHVISSAPMRELAGRIHPLPDTLPQAMDLKYRDFLTVALMVKGEDIFPDNWIYIHDSKVQVGRIQNFRSWSPEMVPDPSLACVGLEYFCFEGDGLWSADDADLIALATREMAQLGLCNPHDVVGGAVVRQEKAYPVYDDDYAANVLAMRSELEARYPTLHMVGRNGMHRYNNQDHAMMTAMLTVRNIVAGARIHDVWSVNEDAEYHEAGDEGQDADTQAALASVRAVPSRLKAA
- the queG gene encoding tRNA epoxyqueuosine(34) reductase QueG; its protein translation is MEQRLKAEAERLGFAACRIAPADVAPEAGERLRQWLDAGHHGDMLWMEERAQQRGSPKGLWPDVRSVIMLGMSYAPGHDPLALADVGDRARFSVYAQGKDYHDVVKKALKALARWLVEQQPGSLKVFVDTAPVMEKPLAQGAGLGWQGKHSNLVSRDHGSWLFLGAIYTELALAADGPERDHCGSCSACMAACPTDAFPSPYVVDARRCISYLTIEHKGPIPPDLRAGIGNRVYGCDDCLAVCPWNKFADAAAANRAFVGRAELAAPHIADLLDLDDAGFREIFSGSPIKRIGRNRLVRNAAIAAGNSGDPRLLARLEALVGDDDPVVAEAARWAIGRLSGEDRSVG
- a CDS encoding ABC transporter permease, which gives rise to MRELLRAALVIARRDFTAVVLSRTFILFLLGPLLPILIGFAFGGLGDRISSTDLRPVVGVAMSARDAAALERAHDRLTQRMGDQALPRLRPVASTPSPRIQLARPDSEVVAILSGTLMRPALTGKAEDLDKLQGDISLLSTAALAERTLQFVTVERQEVTTSLGAQAQARLLIGRVAQVVMFFLTILLAGMILSNLVEEKTNKIIEILAAAVPIDAIFLGKLMAMLAMSFVGIAFWGGTAFAIFAALHDGGGSLPTPAVGWPLFLMLAVLYFAMAYTLLGSLFLGIGAQAATVREVQTLNMPITMGQMLIFFFASYAVDHMGSPAELAACIFPFSSPFAMIARAAQDGAIWPHLVALVWQASFVALIIRVGVLLFRRHVMQSGGSWWKRLFRPATG
- the msrB gene encoding peptide-methionine (R)-S-oxide reductase MsrB translates to MNRRHFLGGVTTGAVALAFWQFAPEPAQAAYPFALSDAEWKKRLSPWGYKVLRQQATEYPGSSPLNDEHRAGIFSCAGCDQKLFSSKTKFDSGTGWPSFYAPLPKAVGTSRDGMLGYTRTEVHCARCGGHLGHVFDDGPKPTGKRYCMNGVAMKFSPA
- a CDS encoding GtrA family protein; its protein translation is MAQHIGALFARLMFARYLLASVCALSSDFATFLILDHGGAAPMIAALGGYLVGLVVHWVISIRFVFDLAHGPTHAQRIGFVVSAAVGMGITMALVGALSAIGLAPPIAKLLSVPASFLTVYAIRKYGIFGKA
- a CDS encoding EI24 domain-containing protein; translated protein: MVLTAALRAFPSIFHGAALRLLFKTLILTLLIFAGLAAALWAGFHALRLHFGWGGGGVAEATATALLLVGAGWLLFRAVAMAVMGLFADDIIEAVEREYYPQAALAASPVGWARSLRFALASITRTLGWNLLALPAYILLLVTGVGTIGLFLILNAYLLGRDMADMVEPRHPALPPLSRGSRWLLGLVSAVMFLIPLVNLLAPIWSAAMAVHMLLGRKTSA
- a CDS encoding ABC transporter ATP-binding protein; the encoded protein is MIGDTPAPSFMPAPVPAASYAVEGYGLVKTFGSFRAVDGIDIAVPAGTIYGVLGPNGAGKTTLLRTLLGIIDPDEGHRTLLGEAQPLRMARQVGYLPEERGLYPSMKAYEAIAFMGALRGLPLKEGRVRARALLEGHGMGASIDKPIRQLSKGMAQTVQLFGTIIHQPRLIVLDEPFSGLDAINQEKLEALIREQARQGVTVLFSTHVIAHAERLCERIAIVAGGRIRFDGTPGEARDQLRSQVRLRTRVSDGAWRRALPADTVAQDGAWLFALPDEGIEPLLRALLDGQAGIESLSIERPGLHDAFVAIAGAAAAQQMQAEPTPEEDA